Proteins encoded together in one Anopheles darlingi chromosome 3, idAnoDarlMG_H_01, whole genome shotgun sequence window:
- the LOC125956973 gene encoding coatomer subunit delta, with translation MVLIAAAVCTKAGKTIVSRQFVEMTKARIEGLLAAFPKLMTSGKQHTFVETDSVRYVYQPLEKLYMLLITTKASNILEDLETLRLFSKVIPEYCRSLEEKEIIENAFDLIFAFDEIVALGYRESVNLAQIKTFVEMDSHEEKVYQAVRQTQEREAKQKMRERAKELQRQRMEQKKSGLGGRGAIGGTGPEGFGNRSMGGGGISSDSISSLSTPSVNIGEIKPMAAPAKPSAPRNALKLGGKNRDADTFVDQLKNEGEKVVTAPLPTAASSAAAKAKPVSDVPMDDVHLRMEDKVVIRVGRDGGLQSFELSGLLTLRISDEKYGRIKVQLDNTDQRGIQLQTHPNVDKELFRNQNQIGLKNPAKPFPLNTDVGVLKWRYQTQDESAVPLTINCWPSENAEGGCDVNIEYELEHTRLELQDVCITIPLPMGVAPSIAECDGDYNHDSRKNVLQWNLPVIDAASKQGSMEFSVPSSIPGDFFPLDISFSSKIPYAELAPAKVLLVDDGAEVKFSAETVFYTDKFEIV, from the exons ATG GTACTCATAGCGGCCGCAGTGTGTACGAAGGCTGGGAAAA CAATCGTTTCCCGGCAGTTTGTCGAAATGACAAAGGCCCGCATCGAGGGACTGCTGGCAGCCTTTCCTAAACTGATGACATCCGGTAAGCAGCACACCTTCGTCGAGACGGATTCCGTGCGTTATGTGTACCAGCCGCTGGAAAAGCTGTACATGCTGCTCATCACGACAAAGGCCAGCAACATCCTGGAGGACCTCGAGACGCTTCGTCTGTTTTCAAAGGTCATTCCCGAGTACTGCCGTTCGCTAGAGGAAAAGGAGATAATCGAGAATGCGTTCGATTTGATCTTTGCCTTTGACGAGATCGTCGCCCTCGGATACCGGGAGAGCGTGAATCTGGCACAGATCAAAACGTTCGTCGAGATGGACTCGCACGAGGAGAAGGTGTACCAGGCGGTACGGCAGACCCAGgaacgcgaagcgaagcagaagatgCGCGAACGGGCTAAGGAACTGCAGCGCCAGCGAatggagcagaagaaaagcgGTCTCGGTGGACGCGGTGCCATTGGTGGTACTGGTCCGGAAGGGTTTGGTAATCGTTCCATGGGCGGAGGTGGCATATCGAGCGACAGTATTTCATCGCTCAGCACACCTTCGGTCAACATCGGAGAGATTAAACCGATGGCTGCGCCGGC AAAACCAAGTGCTCCAAGAAATGCTCTCAAACTTGGTGGCAAGAATCGCGATGCCGATACGTTCGTTGATCAGCTGAAGAACGAGGGGGAGAAAGTTGTCACCGCACCGTTACCAACTGCGGCTTCGTCAGCTGCTGCAAAAGCCAAGCCGGTATCCGACGTACCGATGGATGA TGTACATCTGCGAATGGAAGACAAGGTTGTGATTCGCGTTGGGCGGGACGGTGGCTTGCAATCGTTTGAGCTTTCGGGGCTCCTGACTTTGCGCATCTCGGACGAAAAGTATGGTCGCATTAAGGTACAGCTAGACAACACCGATCAGCGTGGTATTCAGCTGCAGACACACCCGAATGTGGACAAGGAACTGTTTCGCAATCAGAATCAGATTGGATTGAAAAATCCGGCAAAACCATTCCCACTGAACACAGACGTCGGTGTACTGAAGTGGCGCTACCAAACGCAGGACGAATCGGCCGTTCCACTGACCA TCAACTGTTGGCCATCGGAAAACGCGGAAGGTGGTTGCGATGTTAACATAGAATACGAGCTGGAACATACGCGGTTAGAGTTGCAGGATGTTTGCATCACGATCCCGTTGCC CATGGGAGTAGCACCTTCGATAGCTGAATGCGATGGTGACTACAACCACGACTCGCGCAAGAATGTGCTTCAGTGGAACTTACCGGTAATCGATGCTGCCAGTAAGCAGGGTTCGATGGAGTTTAGCGTACCGAGTTCCATTCCTGGAGACTTTTTCCCGCTCGAT ATATCGTTCTCGTCGAAAATTCCCTACGCAGAGCTGGCACCCGCAAAGGTActgctggtggacgatggtgcGGAAGTTAAATTTTCCGCAGAAACTGTTTTCTACACGGATAAGTTTGAAATAGTGTAA
- the LOC125956967 gene encoding mitochondrial DNA helicase isoform X2 — MYGFRYTSPLDTSGFDRAGWCKCQSCYRRARHTARWNALNKELFVPLKDVEDRVIGYKALQRSTSEGELHERTVPEANGSGIIQLRCNIPSAGTRAKEQCHLNAVLVLSVLDLLALGTAKLNVTAVCLPHGLKSLPQQCLPALERFQRMTLWFNYDTAGWDTARNYAKKLDERRCLFVRPTEQHPTPYRALQQQDGGPELKTILAKAQPILHQSITTFHALRQDVLSDLQNIDKVQGVKWRRYPTLNKLLKGHRKGELTVLTGPTGCGKTTFMSDYSLDLAQQGVSTLWGSFEIRNTRLAATLLRQMVGRPLDEHLVDFERWADEFERLPIYFMTFHGQQPIKVVMEAIEHAQYVHDIQHVIIDNLQFMMGMLEESKHLDRYWKQDAIIGAFRSFATRRNCHVTLVIHPRKERDTDELTTSSIFGGAKASQEADNVLLIQDKRLTSVRGKKYLQIAKNRYSGDLGIMPLDFDKASLSYAQRKRKADGGTDGSSLAVASVGHPQADSM, encoded by the exons ATGTACGGGTTCCGATACACCAGTCCACTCGATACCAGCGGATTCGATCGAGCTGGATGGTGCAAGTGCCAAAGTTGTTACCGACGCGCTAGGCATACCG CACGCTGGAATGCATTAAACAAGGAGCTGTTCGTACCACTGAAGGATGTAGAAGATCGAGTGATAGGCTACAAGGCGCTGCAACGTAGTACGTCCGAAGGAGAGCTCCATGAACGAACGGTACCAGAAGCAAATGGGAGTGGAATCATTCAGCTACGTTGCAACATTCCTAGTGCTGGTACGAGGGCGAAGGAGCAATGCCATCTCAATGCCGTCCTAGTGTTGAGCGTGCTGGATTTGTTAGCCCTTGGTACCGCAAAACTAAATG TTACGGCCGTTTGTCTTCCGCATGGTTTAAAGAGCTTGCCACAACAGTGTTTACCGGCGCTGGAGCGATTTCAGCGGATGACTTTGTGGTTTAACTACGATACCGCCGGCTGGGATACGGCACGGAATTATGCGAAAAAGCTGGATGAACGGCGTTGCCTGTTTGTACGCCCTACGGAGCAGCACCCTACACCGTACCgggcactgcagcagcaggacggcgGTCCCGAACTAAAGACGATCCTGGCCAAGGCACAGCCGATTCTGCATCAATCCATCACTACGTTCCACGCGCTACGCCAAGATGTACTGAGCGATCTGCAGAACATCGATAAGGTCCAGGGGGTCAAATGGAGACGCTATCCGACGCTGAATAAACTGCTCAAGGGTCATCGCAAGGGTGAGCTGACGGTGCTGACCGGACCGACAGGTTGCGGTAAGACAACCTTTATGTCGGACTACTCGCTCGATCTAGCGCAGCAGGGCGTCTCAACGCTCTGGGGTTCGTTCGAGATACGTAACACCCGGTTAGCGGCTACACTGCTACGCCAAATGGTGGGTCGACCGTTGGACGAACATTTGGTCGACTTTGAGCGGTGGGCCGACGAATTCGAGCGTTTACCGATCTATTTTATGACTTTCCACGGTCAGCAACCGATCAAGGTGGTAATGGAAGCGATTGAGCATGCACAGTACGTGCACGACATTCAGCACGTCATTATCGATAACCTACAGTTCATGATGGGTATGCTTGAGGAGAGCAAGCATCTGGACCGGTACTGGAAGCAGGATGCGATTATAGGTgccttccgttcgttcgccacACGTCGTAATTGCCACGTAACGCTCGTGATACATCCGCGCAAGGAGCGCGATACGGACGAGCTTACGACGAGTTCCATCTTTGGTGGCGCCAAAGCCTCTCAGGAAGCCGATAACGTGCTGCTCATACAGGACAAACGGTTGACGTCGGTGCGGGGTAAAAAGTATCTGCAGATTGCAAAAAATCGTTACAGCGGTGACCTCGGTATTATGCCGCTCGATTTCGACAAGGCAAGTTTAAGCTATGCTCAGCGTAAGAGAAAGGCAGACGGTGGAACTGACGGTTCTTCCCTAGCTGTCGCATCGGTTGGACATCCACAGGCGGATTCTATGTAG
- the LOC125956968 gene encoding myoneurin-like isoform X2 — translation MLTKYCRICLTSAGVVHQLDEVVHKSLTLYAILCKLYPEAFINYDEPQWPTRVCGNCKHGIMDAFRLYTICMTSFQVFKNQYEWNQLRAETSFSDPSFIIADSDAIELCTPEGNKIKIEEDDKSSLTSDEREIIDSTEERIADEDVQSSISEHQEIAEGRKDIVPPEIAETIEITNETAANYSNEIVELSIEMDCVSPKHAISSIEEHVADIEGSMEYLDDIEDSFHASIYQQSDDNQDENSVVENTVARPEISNAIMNSEYLKDVSDESEREEALPQIFSTELLNCESCRDVFIDKESYKKHIKKHSKGFHIFCKMCCEGFNSANALNVHKCKENSSTLCWICGVLLDTQEKHKRHMQDHGRKGTWACQLCPLQFSSENVLKGHVRTHKKDKGHYCDVCGARLYSKRNLSYHQRAVHGGGVEKVYSCNLCDRRFSLPYMLKTHMNTHTGHRPYSCVYCNRVYGCGGDLVEHVAKHHVGNDNIYQCHLCDADFPRIRELKSHYEEHYRNGQPFYNEILTDFGRFRFTTMDLLKMRHQKEIAQLGSDNALNQVRSRDNKGK, via the exons ATGCTGACCAAATATTGTCGTATTTGCTTAACTAGCGCCGGTGTTGTTCATCAGCTCGACGAAGTAGTGCATAAATCCCTGACTCTCTATGCAATTCTGTGCAAACTGTATCCCGAGGCTTTCATTAATTATGACGAACCACAATGGCCTACGCGAGTTTGCGGAAACTGCAAGCACGGTATAATGGATGCCTTCAGGTTGTACACGATTTGTATGACATCCTTCCAAGTATTCAAGAATCAATACGAATGGAATCAGTTAAGAGCAGAAACTAGCTTTTCAGATCCAAGCTTCATCATAGCTGACAGTGATGCAATTGAATTATGCACTCCTGAgggcaataaaataaaaattgagGAAGATGATAAATCATCTTTAACAAgtgacgagagagagataattgATTCGACTGAAGAACGGATCGCAGACGAAGATGTGCAAAGTAGCATTAGTGAACACCAAGAAATTGCTGAGGGTAGAAAAGATATCGTTCCACCTGAAATTGCAGAAACAATTGAGATCACAAACGAAACTGCCGCTAATTATAGCAATGAGATTGTTGAGTTATCCATAGAAATGGATTGTGTATCGCCAAAACATGCAATTTCATCCATCGAAGAACATGTTGCTGATATAGAGGGGAGTATGGAATATTTGGATGACATAGAGGATAGCTTTCATGCCAGCATATATCAGCAAAGTGATGACAATCAAGATGAAAATTCAGTGGTTGAGAACACGGTAGCAAGGCCAGAAATATCAAATGCCATCATGAATTCTGAGTACTTGAAAGATGTTTCCGATGAATCGGAACGCGAAGAAGCTTTACCCCAAATATTTTCGACGGAATTATTGAATTGTGAATCATGTCGGGATGTGTTTATAGACAAAGAATCATACAAGAAGCATATTAAGAAGCATTCAAAGGGATTCCATATATTTTGCAAAATGTGTTGCGAAGGATTCAATAGCGCAAACGCCCTGAACGTACATAAATGTAAGGAAAATTCCTCAACCCTTTGTTGGATATGTGGAGTATTATTAGATACACAAGAAAAGCACAAGAGACACATGCAAGACCATGGGCGAAAAGGGACTTGGGCCTGTCAACTGTGCCCTTTACAATTCTCCTCAGAAA ATGTCTTGAAGGGGCACGtaagaacacacaaaaaagataaAGGGCATTATTGCGACGTGTGTGGTGCGCGTCTGTATTCAAAGCGCAATTTGAGTTACCATCAACGAGCGGTTCACGGAG GAGGTGTAGAGAAAGTGTACAGTTGCAACCTTTGCGATCGAAG ATTTTCCCTACCTTATATGCTTAAGACGCACATGAACACCCATACGGGACATAGACCCTACAGTTGCGTGTATTGCAACCGCGTTTATGGATGTGGCGGAGATTTGGTAGAGCACGTCGCTAAGCATCACGTTGGTAACGATAATATCTATCAGTGCCATCTGTGTGATGCAGATTTCCCGCGGATCAGAGAGCTGAAAAGCCATTACGAGGAACATTACAGAAACGGTCAGCCGTTCTACAACGAAATACTGACTGATTTTGGAAGGTTTCGGTTCACCACTATggatttgttaaaaatgcgACATCAGAAAGAAATAGCTCAGTTAGGTAGCGACAATGCTCTGAACCAGGTTCGCAGCAGAGATAATAAAGGCAAATGA
- the LOC125957013 gene encoding cysteine-rich PDZ-binding protein, whose protein sequence is MVCEKCEKKLGKVITPDPWKAGARNTTEGGGRKINENKALSSAKTRYNPIAGNFAPCRICKQKIHQAGSHYCQQCAYKKGICAMCGKKLLDVKNYRQSSA, encoded by the exons ATGGTTTGTGAAAAGTGTGAGAAAAAACTGGGCAAAGTCATCACGCCAGACCCATGGAAAGCCGGTGCCCGGAACACAACCGAGGGTGGAGGTAGGAAAATCAACGAAAACAAAGCGCTAAGCAGCGCCAAAACTAGGTACAATCCAATCGCCGGTAACTTTGCTCCATGTCG gatatgcaaacaaaaaatccatcAGGCAGGTTCGCATTACTGCCAGCAGTGTGCTTACAAGAAAGGCATTTGTGCGATGTGTGGCAAAAAGTTGCTGGATGTGAAAAACTATCGGCAATCTTCAGCATGA
- the LOC125956967 gene encoding mitochondrial DNA helicase isoform X1: protein MLVKRFLLSYTKAMHRINRAPKDKGGAANSPADYGAVCLEHKPLNYNSNPYQTSLRYLSTTSNRMATVNDENARQITGSATVSLYQMKKLIKAACPTLGESVEGPTCIETQCPVCHIVPGVNTSADPPPVRARIYVNKTTGSFACSSCHYLGRWEQIEKFFPPYNRSAKSLQELRKLRTAFLELKRECTGSDTPVHSIPADSIELDGASAKVVTDALGIPGAFGESLVQLKARWNALNKELFVPLKDVEDRVIGYKALQRSTSEGELHERTVPEANGSGIIQLRCNIPSAGTRAKEQCHLNAVLVLSVLDLLALGTAKLNVTAVCLPHGLKSLPQQCLPALERFQRMTLWFNYDTAGWDTARNYAKKLDERRCLFVRPTEQHPTPYRALQQQDGGPELKTILAKAQPILHQSITTFHALRQDVLSDLQNIDKVQGVKWRRYPTLNKLLKGHRKGELTVLTGPTGCGKTTFMSDYSLDLAQQGVSTLWGSFEIRNTRLAATLLRQMVGRPLDEHLVDFERWADEFERLPIYFMTFHGQQPIKVVMEAIEHAQYVHDIQHVIIDNLQFMMGMLEESKHLDRYWKQDAIIGAFRSFATRRNCHVTLVIHPRKERDTDELTTSSIFGGAKASQEADNVLLIQDKRLTSVRGKKYLQIAKNRYSGDLGIMPLDFDKASLSYAQRKRKADGGTDGSSLAVASVGHPQADSM, encoded by the exons ATGCTAGTAAAGCGGTTCCTGCTCTCATACACCAAAGCAATGCATCGGATTAATCGGGCGCCAAAGGACAAAGGCGGCGCTGCAAACTCCCCTGCCGATTATGGTGCCGTATGCTTGGAACACAAGCCTCTCAATTACAACAGCAACCCGTACCAAACTTCCTTGCGATACCTCAGCACTACCAGCAACCGCATGGCAACAGTGAACGATGAAAACGCAAGGCAGATCACCGGATCGGCGACGGTTTCACTGTATCAAATGAAAAAACTCATAAAAGCGGCCTGCCCAACGTTGGGCGAAAGTGTGGAAGGTCCCACCTGCATTGAGACGCAATGTCCCGTTTGCCATATCGTGCCCGGCGTTAATACCTCTGCGGACCCACCTCCGGTTCGTGCCCGGATCTACGTCAATAAAACGACGGGAAGCTTCGCGTGCTCTTCCTGCCACTATCTAGGCCGCTGGGAGCAGATAGAAAAATTCTTCCCACCTTACAACCGATCGGCAAAGTCGCTGCAGGAGTTACGCAAACTAAGGACTGCATTTCTGGAGCTGAAACGGGAATGTACGGGTTCCGATACACCAGTCCACTCGATACCAGCGGATTCGATCGAGCTGGATGGTGCAAGTGCCAAAGTTGTTACCGACGCGCTAGGCATACCG GGTGCTTTTGGTGAATCTCTCGTCCAACTTAAAGCACGCTGGAATGCATTAAACAAGGAGCTGTTCGTACCACTGAAGGATGTAGAAGATCGAGTGATAGGCTACAAGGCGCTGCAACGTAGTACGTCCGAAGGAGAGCTCCATGAACGAACGGTACCAGAAGCAAATGGGAGTGGAATCATTCAGCTACGTTGCAACATTCCTAGTGCTGGTACGAGGGCGAAGGAGCAATGCCATCTCAATGCCGTCCTAGTGTTGAGCGTGCTGGATTTGTTAGCCCTTGGTACCGCAAAACTAAATG TTACGGCCGTTTGTCTTCCGCATGGTTTAAAGAGCTTGCCACAACAGTGTTTACCGGCGCTGGAGCGATTTCAGCGGATGACTTTGTGGTTTAACTACGATACCGCCGGCTGGGATACGGCACGGAATTATGCGAAAAAGCTGGATGAACGGCGTTGCCTGTTTGTACGCCCTACGGAGCAGCACCCTACACCGTACCgggcactgcagcagcaggacggcgGTCCCGAACTAAAGACGATCCTGGCCAAGGCACAGCCGATTCTGCATCAATCCATCACTACGTTCCACGCGCTACGCCAAGATGTACTGAGCGATCTGCAGAACATCGATAAGGTCCAGGGGGTCAAATGGAGACGCTATCCGACGCTGAATAAACTGCTCAAGGGTCATCGCAAGGGTGAGCTGACGGTGCTGACCGGACCGACAGGTTGCGGTAAGACAACCTTTATGTCGGACTACTCGCTCGATCTAGCGCAGCAGGGCGTCTCAACGCTCTGGGGTTCGTTCGAGATACGTAACACCCGGTTAGCGGCTACACTGCTACGCCAAATGGTGGGTCGACCGTTGGACGAACATTTGGTCGACTTTGAGCGGTGGGCCGACGAATTCGAGCGTTTACCGATCTATTTTATGACTTTCCACGGTCAGCAACCGATCAAGGTGGTAATGGAAGCGATTGAGCATGCACAGTACGTGCACGACATTCAGCACGTCATTATCGATAACCTACAGTTCATGATGGGTATGCTTGAGGAGAGCAAGCATCTGGACCGGTACTGGAAGCAGGATGCGATTATAGGTgccttccgttcgttcgccacACGTCGTAATTGCCACGTAACGCTCGTGATACATCCGCGCAAGGAGCGCGATACGGACGAGCTTACGACGAGTTCCATCTTTGGTGGCGCCAAAGCCTCTCAGGAAGCCGATAACGTGCTGCTCATACAGGACAAACGGTTGACGTCGGTGCGGGGTAAAAAGTATCTGCAGATTGCAAAAAATCGTTACAGCGGTGACCTCGGTATTATGCCGCTCGATTTCGACAAGGCAAGTTTAAGCTATGCTCAGCGTAAGAGAAAGGCAGACGGTGGAACTGACGGTTCTTCCCTAGCTGTCGCATCGGTTGGACATCCACAGGCGGATTCTATGTAG
- the LOC125956968 gene encoding zinc finger protein 652-A-like isoform X1, protein MLTKYCRICLTSAGVVNQLDEVVHKSLTLYAMLCKLYPEAFSGCENHQWPTRVCGNCKHGILEAYRLYAVCMSTFSVLKNQLPNSLIKPCQLTFQSDRPVTSNFFSDQDGIDFENAVIIIDDEEDDKRSPMDEQEVTFYTQNEKTDDEEHDSCETFLMGEQQAIAHESIKNTSLALEPLNAEIFKVDSAASTCKTANTVGQPIKMATSIDQEQEEDSRESMEFFDDVEDSLHGTYNDDNQAEKMMNEKAVTEQAASDSIVKSKSFKDDCDESEGEDIFAEMFSSEIFSCKSCRVVFVDKESHVTHVKNHKKGYTKFCKMCNEGFKTVSDLCAHECYSNSSTLCWICGKTMDASSNYKAHMKSHTYPKTIKATMWDCQLCPLRFSTEYQMKVHLVTHKKQKLYCCDVCGAKLTTKRNFLKHQWTRHKATKEELYTFSCEICSQRFSSIYVLKRHMNTHTGLRPYSCVYCDRVYGSVGDLVEHVAKHHVGNDNIYQCHLCDADFPKIKKLKDHYEVHYRNGEKLDNEILTEFGRFRFTTMDLLKMRHQKEIAQLGSDNALNQVRSRDNKGK, encoded by the exons ATGCTGACTAAATATTGTCGTATTTGCTTAACTAGCGCCGGTGTTGTTAATCAGCTCGACGAAGTAGTGCATAAATCCCTGACTCTCTATGCAATGCTGTGCAAACTGTATCCCGAAGCCTTCAGTGGCTGTGAAAACCACCAATGGCCTACGCGAGTTTGCGGAAACTGCAAGCACGGCATATTGGAAGCGTACAGGTTGTACGCAGTTTGCATGTCAACCTTCAGTGTATTGAAGAATCAACTGCCGAATAGTTTGATCAAACCGTGCCAGTTAACCTTTCAATCTGACCGGCCTGTGACcagtaattttttttctgatcAAGATGGAATAGATTTTGAAAATGCTGTTATAATCAtagacgatgaagaagatgacaAACGTAGTCCAATGGATGAGCAGGAAGTTACATTTTACACGCAAAATGAGAAAACCGACGATGAAGAACATGACAGTtgtgaaacatttttaatGGGTGAGCAGCAGGCCATCGCCCATGAATCTATTAAAAACACATCCTTAGCATTAGAACCACTCAATGCTGAAATATTTAAAGttgatagtgcagcatcaACCTGTAAAACGGCCAATACAGTTGGACAGCCGATAAAAATGGCTACTTCAATTGATCAAGAGCAAGAGGAAGATTCTAGGGAAAGTATGGAATTTTTTGATGATGTAGAGGATAGCTTGCATGGTACCTACAATGATGATAACCAAGCTgaaaaaatgatgaatgaaaaaGCGGTAACAGAGCAAGCAGCATCAGATAGCATCGTGAAATCTAAGAGCTTCAAAGATGATTGCGATGAATCGGAAGGCGAAGATATTTTTGCAGAAATGTTTTCTTCGGAGATATTCAGTTGTAAATCTTGCCGAGTCGTATTTGTAGACAAAGAATCACACGTGACGCATgtgaaaaatcataaaaaagggtatacaaagttttgcaaaatgtgtAATGAAGGTTTCAAAACCGTATCTGATCTTTGTGCCCATGAATGTTACTCTAATTCTTCGACTCTTTGTTGGATTTGTGGCAAAACAATGGACGCATCAAGTAACTACAAGGCACATATGAAATCTCATACATACCCAAAGACAATAAAAGCGACAATGTGGGATTGTCAATTATGTCCTCTACGATTCTCCACCGAAT ACCAAATGAAAGTCCATTTAGTAACGCAcaagaagcaaaaattatattGCTGTGATGTGTGTGGTGCCAAGCTTACAACAAAGCGTAATTTCCTAAAGCATCAATGGACACGTCACAAGGCTACAAAGGAAGAGCTATACACATTTTCCTGTGAGATTTGCAGCCAAAG GTTTTCCTCAATATATGTACTTAAAAGGCACATGAACACCCACACGGGCCTTAGACCCTACAGTTGCGTGTATTGTGATCGTGTTTATGGCAGTGTCGGCGATTTGGTAGAGCACGTCGCTAAGCATCACGTTGGTAACGATAATATTTATCAGTGCCATCTGTGTGATGCAGATTTCCCGAAGATAAAGAAGCTTAAAGACCATTATGAAGTACATTACAGAAATGGTGAGAAATTGGACAACGAAATTCTCACAGAATTCGGAAG GTTTCGGTTCACCACTATggatttgttaaaaatgcgACATCAGAAAGAAATAGCTCAGTTAGGTAGCGACAATGCTCTGAACCAGGTTCGCAGCAGAGATAATAAAGGCAAATGA
- the LOC125957001 gene encoding proteasome subunit beta type-5: MALADLCGFSQGNAFSEASLGHDFFSHRDIMVNTQNLHNNLSLAVPPFQDPAVNLAKLQAAGETSGIKMDFDHGTTTLGFRFQGGVILAVDSRATGGQFIGSQTMKKIVEINDYLLGTLAGGAADCVYWDRVLAKECRIYELRNKERISVAAASKIMSNIVYYYKGMGLSMGMMLAGYDKRGPQLYYIDSEGTRTPGKVFSVGSGSIYAYGVLDSGYHWDLTDEEAQDLGRRAIYHATHRDAYSGGIVRVYHIKPTGWVNISNQDCMDLHFQFKEEKEKKFGGSASA; the protein is encoded by the exons ATGGCTCTCGCCGATCTCTGTGGCTTTTCCCAAGGGAATGCATTCAGCGAGGCTTCGCTGGGTCACGACTTTTTCAGCCATCGCGACATCATGGTTAATACCCAGAATCTTCACAACAACCTCTCGCTCGCGGTGCCTCCGTTTCAAGAT CCTGCAGTAAACCTGGCTAAACTGCAAGCCGCCGGTGAGACTAGCGGTATTAAAATGGATTTCGATCACGGCACGACCACGCTCGGCTTCCGGTTCCAGGGTGGTGTCATCCTAGCAGTCGATTCCCGTGCTACCGGTGGTCAGTTCATTGGTTCGcaaacgatgaagaagatcGTAGAAATCAATGATTATCTGTTGGGTACGTTGGCCGGCGGTGCGGCCGACTGTGTGTATTGGGATCGAGTATTGGCCAAGGAGTGCCGTATTTACGAGCTGCGCAACAAGGAGCGGATTTCGGTGGCGGCTGCGAGCAAAATTATGTCCAACATTGTGTACTACTACAAGGGCATGGGACTCAGCATGGGAATGATGCTGGCCGGTTATGATAAGCGA GGTCCACAGCTGTACTACATCGATTCGGAAGGTACGCGCACCCCGGGCAAAGTGTTTTCGGTCGGCAGTGGTTCCATTTATGCGTACGGTGTGTTGGACTCCGGGTATCACTGGGATCTGACGGACGAAGAGGCACAGGATCTGGGACGGCGCGCGATCTACCACGCAACACACCGTGACGCGTACTCCGGTGGTATCGTACGGGTGTACCATATCAAACCGACCGGTTGGGTCAACATTTCCAACCAGGACTGCATGGATCTGCATTTCCAGTtcaaggaagagaaggaaaagaagtttGGCGGTAGTGCCAGTGCTTAA